A DNA window from Aspergillus nidulans FGSC A4 chromosome V contains the following coding sequences:
- a CDS encoding uncharacterized protein (transcript_id=CADANIAT00003463), translating into MGSNISYQCSDCEVQLPGAKGKIKGLQFDNKSRRFANIPYSLPPTGERRWRKPQALPESYSYSRPEGGPFDGTKFGQVCLQPNYSASVKKNIPQHEYGEDCLRLNIWTPVPKDGEPTPAKWPVMIWFHGGWFQMGDPSNEPSMDPTEMISTGGLNAVFVAVGYRLNLFGFLAGVPLRDESPDGAVGNYGLWDQRLAIDWVYENISAFGGDPRNITLSGRSAGAYAVQAQILYDFRGNLPESSRNRFRRLVMYSNAIPAQPKTPDECQPQFDELCEYFKIPSASSGREKLRRLREINANDLCGAIMKLKHHTFRPVTDCVFIHPDLFKYYRDGSFAREFKRRGLRILIGEVLNEETLYAVTNGPEANFESLEAQVSNYYSPATTRRLLQYYTLPTSTEKKDWEAVFGRIISDGQVRAPSRFLVNNLIENGVNISDVWRYMIAYRFSFITEKVAPTSFGVSHAMDRPFHNYSLMHGPTPAERQFMHAWIRDLVAFVNHESDYVYGTEQVDEVKVATPQGRIEIQKDSRWAELLSLMAVFAGYS; encoded by the exons ATGGGAAGCAACATCTCCTACCAGTGTTCCGACTGCGAAGTCCAGCTACCAGGCGCCAAGGGCAAGATCAAAGGCCTGCAGTTTGACAACAAATCACGCCGCTTTGCCAATATTCCCTATTCCCTTCCACCAACTGGCGAGCGGAGATGGCGTAAACCTCAGGCACTGCCCGAGTCGTACTCCTACTCAAGGCCCGAGGGCGGCCCCTTCGACGGCACAAAGTTCGGCCAGGTGTGTCTGCAGCCCAATTACTCGGCTTCTGTGAAGAAGAACATTCCACAGCATGAATACGGGGAAGACTGTCTGCGGTTGAACATTTGGACCCCGGTTCCAAAGGATGGAGAACCAACGCCCGCCAAATGGCCCGTCATGATCTGGTTCCACGGAGGCTGGTTCCAGATGGGCGACCCTAGCAATGAGCCATCGATGGATCCGACTGAGATGATTTCTACTGGCGGACTCAACGCTGTATTTGTGGCGGTGGGATACCGACTTAATTTGTTTGGTTTCCTTGCCGGCGTCCCGTTGCGGGACGAGAGCCCCGATGGAGCTGTAGGAAACTATGGCCTTTGGGACCAACGTCTGGCAATAGACTGGGTGTATGAAAACATCAGCGCCTTTGGCGGTGACCCGCGGAATATAACACTATCTGGACGAAGCGCGGGTGCATACGCGGTTCAGGCGCAGATACTATATGACTTCCGAGGAAATCTGCCCGAGTCTTCAAGGAACCGCTTCCGACGCCTAGTCATGTACTCCAATGCCATTCCCGCGCAGCCCAAGACACCGGACGAGTGCCAGCCACAATTCGACGAGCTGTGCGAATACTTTAAGATCCCCTCGGCAAGCTCAGGGCGCGAGAAACTTCGGCGTCTGCGTGAAATCAACGCAAACGATCTCTGCGGAGCCATCATGAAGCTTAAACACCATACCTTCCGGCCTGTAACTGACTGCGTCTTCATTCACCCAGACTTATTCAAGTACTATCGCGATGGCTCGTTTGCGCGCGAGTTCAAGCGCCGTGGGCTACGCATCCTCATCGGCGAGGTCCTCAATGAAGAGACCTTATATGCTGTGACCAATGGCCCAGAAGCCAATTTTGAATCTCTTGAAGCCCAAGTATCGAACTACTACTCTCCCGCCACTACTAGACGCCTCTTACAGTATTATACATTACCTACCTCCACCGAAAAGAAGGACTGGGAAGCCGTCTTTGGACGAATTATCTCAGACGGTCAAGTCCGTGCGCCGTCACGATTCCTCGTCAACAACTTGATCGAGAATGGCGTCAATATCAGTGACGTCTGGCGGTACATGATTGCCTACCGTTTCTCCTTTATAACGGAAAAAGTGGCCCCCACTTCATTTGGGGTTAGCCATGCTATGGATCGGCCGTTCCATAA TTACTCCCTCATGCACGGTCCGACACCTGCAGAGCGCCAATTCATGCATGCGTGGATTCGTGACCTCGTGGCGTTTGTGAATCACGAGTCGGATTATGTTTATGGCACCGAGCAGGTGGACGAGGTCAAGGTTGCCACGCCTCAGGGCCGTATAGAGATTCAGAAAGATTCCCGATGGGCTGAGCTGCTGTCTCTGATGGCTGTTTTTGCAGGGTATTCCTAA
- a CDS encoding aldo/keto reductase (transcript_id=CADANIAT00003464): MATDNQMEYVTLGKSGLKISKVILGAMSYGTSEWQDWVLDEDKALPLIEHAYKRGINTWDTADVYSHGRSEEIIGKALKTYNIPRNRVVIMTKCFYGVDDEGNLPSIAACAQNTGAMVNRVGLSRKHIFDAVDASIQRLGTYIDVLQLHRLDRETPREEIMKALNDVIEAGKVRYIGASSMAAWEFQALNNVAKMNGWHTFISMQNYHNLLSREEEREMIPYCLDAGIGLIPWSPMARGLLTRPWKSAPSLRESTDKAMNVLLKSRETEADEKIVRRVEEVAKKKGVTMAQVAIAWSLGNKNENPILGLNSKDRIDEAVAAIKVKLTEEERAYLEEPYMPKTVSPMER, translated from the exons ATGGCTACCGATAACCAAATGGAATATGTCAC CCTTGGCAAATCCGGCCTCAAGATCTCCAAGGTCATTTTGGGCGCTATGTCCTACGGCACCAGCGAATGGCAAGACTGGGTGCTCGACGAAGATAAAGCCCTTCCCCTGATTGAACATGCCTACAAGCGTGGTATCAACACCTGGGATACA GCGGACGTCTACTCCCACGGCCGTAGCGAAGAGATCATTGGCAAAGCACTAAAAACATACAATATCCCCCGCAACCGGGTCGTCATAATGACAAAGTGTTTCTACGGTGTCGATGATGAGGGCAACCTGCCCTCTATCGCGGCCTGCGCGCAAAACACAGGCGCGATGGTCAACCGCGTCGGTCTGTCCCGGAAGCACATCTTTGACGCCGTCGACGCCAGCATCCAGCGACTAGGGACGTACATCGATGTCTTGCAGCTCCACCGATTGGATCGCGAGACGCCCCGTGAGGAGATCATGAAAGCCTTGAACGACGTCATCGAGGCTGGGAAAGTGCGGTATATCGGAGcgtcgtcgatggcggcATGGGAGTTCCAGGCACTGAACAATGTCGCTAAGATGAATGGGTGGCATACGTTTATCTCGATGCAGAATTACCATAATTTGCTTTCgcgcgaggaggagcgcGAGATGATCCCGTATTGCCTGGATGCGGGGATTGGATTGATTCCCTGGAGTCCGATGGCAAGAGGGTTGCTTACACGGCCATGGAAGAGTGCGCCGTCGTTGCGGGAGAGCACGGATAAGGCGATGAATGTGCTGCTGAAAAGCCGGGAGACAGAAGCGGATGAGAAGATTGTGAGAAGGGTCGAGGAGgtcgcgaagaagaagggggtTACTATGGCGCAGGTGGCCATTGCGTGGTCGCTTGGGAATAAGAACGAGAATCCAATTCTGGGGCTGAATAGTAAGGACAGGAttgatgaggctgttgcCGCGATTAAGGTCAAGTtgaccgaggaggagagagcgTATCTCGAGGAGCCGTATATGCCGAAGACGGTGTCGCCTATGGAGAGGTAG